A single region of the Corallococcus silvisoli genome encodes:
- a CDS encoding 4-alpha-glucanotransferase translates to MESLFPWPDSQRSLIAEALEALGVTRWVLSIHDPSFPGLPGEDTGRGSPYSEGAARFLDFARALGFTGIQLGPQGQTTAHNPSPYDGTLFSRNTLDVALAPLTEPDGPWGRLLSSETLARLVAGAPEGAGPEARYQYASRSQALALQEAWDTFRRERDRAEAPASILALVRRFADFRLEHREWLEPDALFDVLGAQKHTPDDWRGWADSLEGRLFAPRPGEEAAAEARIRELLASEADAVEAYAFRQFLVHEQHGLLRERVAAWGLKLYGDLQIGFSPRDTWARQGLFLRDYLMGAPPSRTNPEGQPWNYPVLDPERFIAPDGSGPGPVLSYMDARLGKMLSEYDGLRIDHPHGLVCPWVYRAGTLDPLRAVQGGARLFSSPDLPDHPELARYAIVAPEQLDRTVPRYADGWVKSLTPEQVRRYALLFDSVVRMAREHGRAREDVLCEVLSTLPHELSRVMARDGLGRFRVTQKADLNNPADVYRSENVAPEDWVMVGNHDTKSLWRLVAEWQWRHALRAQADYLAERLHPEGEGREAFARQLAEDPGLLAQAKFADLFASRARSVMVFFADLLGMPDTYNTPGSVDARNWSLRIPQDWAEQYQQRLRAGAALNLPQVLALALRAGGAEARTRHAQLLERLDRAASRLRHGA, encoded by the coding sequence GTGGAGTCCCTGTTCCCCTGGCCTGATTCGCAGCGCTCGCTCATCGCCGAGGCCCTGGAGGCGCTGGGCGTCACCCGCTGGGTCCTGAGCATCCATGACCCCAGCTTCCCCGGCCTCCCTGGCGAGGACACGGGCCGGGGCTCGCCGTACTCCGAGGGTGCCGCCCGCTTCCTCGACTTCGCCCGGGCGCTGGGCTTCACCGGCATCCAGCTGGGGCCGCAGGGGCAGACCACCGCGCACAACCCGTCGCCGTATGACGGCACGCTGTTCTCCCGCAACACGCTCGACGTGGCGCTCGCGCCGCTCACGGAGCCGGACGGCCCCTGGGGGCGGCTGCTGTCCTCCGAGACGCTGGCCCGGCTCGTCGCGGGGGCTCCCGAGGGCGCGGGGCCAGAGGCGCGCTACCAGTATGCGAGCCGGTCCCAGGCGCTGGCGCTCCAGGAGGCCTGGGACACGTTCCGTCGCGAGCGCGACCGCGCGGAGGCTCCCGCGTCCATCCTCGCGCTCGTCCGGCGCTTCGCCGACTTCCGCCTGGAGCACCGCGAGTGGTTGGAGCCGGACGCGCTCTTCGACGTGCTCGGCGCCCAGAAGCACACGCCGGATGACTGGCGCGGGTGGGCGGATTCGTTGGAGGGGCGCCTCTTCGCTCCGCGCCCAGGGGAAGAGGCCGCGGCGGAGGCCCGCATCCGCGAGCTGCTCGCGAGCGAAGCCGACGCGGTGGAGGCGTACGCCTTCCGCCAGTTCCTCGTGCATGAGCAGCATGGGTTGCTCCGGGAGCGCGTGGCGGCGTGGGGCCTCAAGCTGTACGGCGACCTGCAGATTGGCTTCTCGCCTCGGGACACCTGGGCGCGGCAGGGGCTGTTCCTCCGCGACTACCTCATGGGGGCGCCGCCCAGCCGTACCAACCCGGAGGGCCAGCCGTGGAACTACCCCGTGCTCGACCCGGAGCGGTTCATCGCTCCGGATGGCAGCGGGCCCGGGCCGGTGCTCAGCTACATGGACGCGCGGCTGGGCAAGATGCTCTCCGAGTACGACGGGCTGCGCATCGACCACCCGCATGGGCTCGTGTGTCCGTGGGTGTACCGCGCGGGTACGTTGGATCCGCTGCGCGCCGTGCAGGGGGGCGCGCGCCTCTTCTCCTCACCGGACCTGCCGGACCACCCGGAGCTGGCTCGCTACGCCATCGTGGCTCCGGAGCAGCTGGACCGCACGGTGCCGCGCTACGCGGATGGCTGGGTGAAGTCGCTCACGCCCGAACAGGTGCGGCGGTACGCGCTCCTCTTCGACTCCGTGGTGCGCATGGCCCGCGAGCACGGCCGGGCCCGGGAGGACGTGCTGTGCGAGGTGCTGAGCACGCTTCCCCATGAGCTGTCGCGGGTGATGGCCCGCGATGGCCTGGGCCGCTTCCGCGTCACGCAGAAGGCGGACCTGAACAACCCCGCGGACGTGTACCGCAGCGAGAACGTGGCCCCCGAGGACTGGGTGATGGTGGGCAACCACGACACGAAGTCACTCTGGCGGCTGGTCGCGGAGTGGCAGTGGAGGCACGCCCTGCGCGCCCAGGCGGATTACCTCGCGGAGCGGCTGCATCCCGAAGGGGAAGGACGGGAGGCCTTCGCGCGACAGCTCGCGGAGGACCCGGGGCTGCTCGCGCAGGCGAAGTTCGCGGACCTGTTCGCCAGCCGCGCGCGCAGCGTGATGGTGTTCTTCGCGGACCTGCTGGGCATGCCCGACACGTACAACACCCCGGGCTCCGTGGACGCGCGCAACTGGTCGCTGCGCATTCCCCAGGACTGGGCCGAGCAGTACCAGCAGCGCCTGCGCGCGGGGGCCGCCCTCAACCTGCCGCAGGTGCTCGCGCTGGCCCTGCGCGCGGGGGGCGCCGAAGCCCGGACCCGTCACGCGCAGCTGCTGGAGCGGCTGGACCGTGCGGCGTCGCGGCTTCGTCATGGCGCCTAG
- a CDS encoding AMIN-like domain-containing (lipo)protein, with protein MRLRHGLYALGLACGLLGTGCQKQEPPTVPMDVPAVPPPANTVPREGPAAAAPPVHRVLDAVAAPANAAGATDSTWTTEPVETPRGEPPAVTLRAVRIGTHEGYDRTVFEFDGPRLPGYHVAYVKTPVQQCGSGDDVTPPGEAALEVRFTPARAHDDQGQATVAQRTLKPVLPSVLALERLCDFEGEVTWVLGTARRAPFRVLELKDPMRLVLDVRH; from the coding sequence ATGCGCCTGCGACATGGGCTGTACGCGCTGGGGCTGGCTTGCGGACTGCTGGGCACGGGCTGCCAGAAACAGGAGCCGCCGACCGTGCCCATGGACGTCCCGGCGGTGCCTCCGCCCGCCAACACCGTGCCCCGGGAGGGCCCGGCCGCCGCGGCGCCGCCGGTGCACCGGGTGCTGGACGCGGTGGCGGCCCCAGCGAACGCGGCCGGCGCGACGGACTCCACGTGGACCACGGAGCCGGTGGAGACACCACGCGGCGAGCCGCCCGCCGTCACGCTGCGCGCGGTGCGCATCGGCACCCACGAGGGCTACGACCGCACCGTGTTCGAGTTCGACGGCCCCCGCCTGCCGGGCTACCACGTGGCGTACGTGAAGACCCCGGTGCAGCAGTGCGGCTCCGGAGACGACGTGACGCCCCCGGGGGAGGCCGCGCTGGAGGTGCGCTTCACTCCGGCCCGGGCGCACGACGACCAGGGGCAGGCCACGGTGGCGCAGCGCACGCTCAAGCCCGTGCTGCCGTCCGTGCTGGCGCTGGAGCGCCTGTGCGACTTCGAGGGCGAGGTGACGTGGGTGCTGGGCACCGCGCGCCGGGCCCCCTTCCGCGTGCTGGAGCTGAAGGACCCCATGCGCCTCGTGCTGGACGTGCGGCACTGA
- a CDS encoding pyridoxal phosphate-dependent aminotransferase, with product MALDLTSLPRPSRDDTTVGTMVRGLVGSEILRIAAEIRELVAKGNKVCNLTVGDFSPREFPVPDGLRDQIGTALQAGETNYPPSDGVLELRQAVQRFYERSLGLKYPLEGIVIAGGARPIIYATYRAVLDPGDVVVYPVPSWNNNHYAHMLGAKSVVVTTDADAGFMPTLAQLEPHLSTARLLCLCSPLNPTGTMVDPAALRAICERIVAENRAREGRGQKPLILMYDHIYWVLSFGGTKHVTPVELVPEMAPYTVFVDGISKAFAATGVRVGWGVGAPTLIARMRDVLGHVGAWAPKAEQVATARYLDDTQATESFLDTMRQRVDARLEALYKGFQRMKDAGLPVRAIAPQGAIYLSVQFDLVGRDGLATNDAIRKRLLEKARFAVVPFQAFGLAEESGWFRLSVGATSVAEIEEALPRVEAAVREILAAK from the coding sequence ATGGCCCTCGACCTGACCTCCCTCCCGCGTCCCTCCCGCGACGACACCACCGTGGGCACCATGGTGCGCGGACTCGTGGGCAGCGAAATCCTCCGCATCGCCGCGGAGATCCGCGAGCTCGTGGCGAAGGGCAACAAGGTCTGCAACCTGACAGTGGGCGACTTCAGCCCGCGTGAGTTCCCCGTCCCGGACGGCCTGCGCGACCAGATTGGCACCGCGCTCCAGGCCGGTGAGACGAACTACCCGCCGTCCGACGGCGTGCTGGAGCTGCGCCAGGCCGTGCAGCGCTTCTACGAGCGCTCGCTGGGCCTGAAGTACCCGCTGGAGGGCATCGTCATCGCGGGCGGCGCGCGGCCCATCATCTACGCCACGTACCGCGCGGTGCTCGACCCGGGCGACGTCGTCGTCTACCCGGTGCCGTCGTGGAACAACAACCACTACGCGCACATGCTGGGCGCGAAGAGCGTGGTGGTGACCACGGACGCGGACGCGGGCTTCATGCCCACGCTGGCGCAGCTGGAGCCGCACCTGTCCACCGCGCGCCTGCTGTGCCTGTGCAGCCCGCTCAACCCCACCGGCACCATGGTGGATCCGGCCGCGCTGCGCGCCATCTGCGAGCGCATCGTGGCGGAGAACCGCGCGCGCGAGGGCCGGGGCCAGAAGCCCCTCATCCTGATGTACGACCACATCTACTGGGTGCTCAGCTTCGGGGGCACGAAGCACGTGACGCCCGTGGAGCTGGTGCCGGAGATGGCGCCCTACACCGTGTTCGTGGACGGCATCAGCAAGGCCTTCGCCGCCACCGGCGTGCGCGTGGGCTGGGGCGTGGGCGCGCCCACCCTCATCGCCCGCATGCGCGACGTGCTGGGCCACGTGGGCGCCTGGGCCCCCAAGGCCGAACAGGTCGCCACCGCGCGGTATCTGGACGACACACAGGCCACCGAGTCCTTCCTCGACACCATGCGCCAGCGCGTGGATGCGCGCCTGGAGGCCCTCTACAAGGGCTTCCAGCGCATGAAGGACGCCGGCTTGCCGGTGCGCGCCATCGCGCCGCAGGGCGCCATCTACCTCTCCGTCCAGTTCGACCTGGTGGGCCGGGATGGCCTCGCGACCAATGACGCCATCCGCAAGCGCCTCCTGGAGAAGGCCCGCTTCGCGGTGGTGCCCTTCCAGGCGTTCGGTCTGGCGGAGGAGTCCGGCTGGTTCCGCCTCTCCGTGGGCGCCACCTCCGTCGCCGAAATCGAGGAGGCCCTGCCCCGCGTGGAGGCCGCCGTGCGCGAAATCCTCGCCGCGAAGTAG
- a CDS encoding NTP/NDP exchange transporter has product MLKRFVDVRDEEVGAVLGAFLYFFTLMCGYAILRPIRNEMGTAGDVKHLPWLFTVTFVVMLLAVPAFSALVARYPRRVVVPRVYRFFLFNLLAFFALLKWGVAREGVARAFYVWLSVYNLFVVSIFWSFMADVFASDQGKRLFGFIAAGGTTGMIVGPFLVGRLAEGVGPVNLILLSAVMLEVSAQCVRRLGHWARDVQHQPATREGPVGGGMLAGLKLLVRSPFLLALGLQVLLYAATSTFLYYQEVQLVASMAKDAAARTAAFADIDFWVQVLTLGLQTLVTGRVISRLGLGVAMAVAPVLTLVGFGVLAFAPVLAVLIGVKSLRGASHYALERPSREILFTTVDREARYKSKSFIDTVVYRGSDTVSAWLQGGLTALGLGMTGLSLAALPVAALWLAVAFYLSRQQRARVPEAVQQQATLPGGTTA; this is encoded by the coding sequence ATGCTCAAGCGCTTCGTGGACGTCCGTGACGAGGAGGTGGGGGCGGTCCTCGGAGCGTTCCTCTACTTCTTCACGCTGATGTGCGGCTACGCCATCCTGCGGCCCATCCGAAACGAGATGGGCACCGCGGGGGACGTGAAGCACCTGCCCTGGCTCTTCACGGTCACCTTCGTCGTGATGCTGCTGGCGGTGCCGGCCTTCTCCGCGTTGGTGGCGCGCTATCCCCGGCGGGTGGTGGTGCCGCGCGTCTACCGCTTCTTCCTCTTCAACCTGCTGGCGTTCTTCGCGCTGCTCAAGTGGGGCGTGGCGCGCGAGGGCGTGGCGCGGGCCTTCTACGTCTGGCTGAGCGTCTACAACCTGTTCGTCGTCTCCATCTTCTGGAGCTTCATGGCGGACGTGTTCGCCAGCGACCAGGGCAAGCGGCTCTTCGGCTTCATCGCGGCGGGCGGCACGACGGGGATGATTGTCGGGCCGTTCCTGGTGGGGCGGCTGGCGGAGGGCGTGGGGCCGGTGAACCTCATCCTCCTGTCCGCGGTGATGCTGGAGGTGAGCGCGCAGTGCGTGCGCCGCCTGGGCCACTGGGCGCGGGACGTCCAGCACCAGCCCGCCACGCGCGAGGGCCCGGTGGGCGGCGGGATGCTGGCGGGCCTGAAGCTGCTGGTGCGCTCGCCGTTCCTGCTCGCGCTGGGACTCCAGGTGTTGCTGTACGCGGCCACCTCCACGTTCCTGTACTACCAGGAGGTGCAGCTGGTGGCGTCGATGGCGAAGGACGCGGCGGCGCGCACGGCGGCCTTCGCGGACATCGACTTCTGGGTGCAGGTGCTGACCCTGGGGCTCCAGACGCTGGTCACCGGGCGGGTCATCTCCCGGCTGGGGCTGGGCGTGGCGATGGCGGTGGCGCCGGTGCTCACGCTGGTGGGCTTTGGCGTGCTGGCGTTCGCGCCGGTGCTCGCGGTGCTCATCGGCGTGAAGTCGCTGCGGGGCGCGAGCCACTACGCGCTGGAGCGCCCGTCGCGAGAGATCCTCTTCACCACCGTGGACCGCGAGGCCCGCTACAAGTCCAAGAGCTTCATCGACACGGTCGTGTACCGCGGCAGCGACACGGTGAGCGCGTGGCTGCAGGGCGGCCTCACCGCGCTGGGCCTGGGCATGACGGGCCTGTCCCTGGCGGCGCTGCCGGTGGCCGCGCTGTGGCTGGCGGTGGCCTTCTACCTGTCGCGCCAGCAGCGCGCGCGCGTCCCGGAAGCAGTGCAACAGCAGGCGACCCTCCCTGGAGGAACCACGGCATGA
- a CDS encoding NAD-dependent epimerase/dehydratase family protein, translating into MKLSRRSVMQAAAALGAVQALGCASSSKAGLAPSPDKEADSAPGKPLRILILGGTRFLGPALVQVAQARGHTLTLFNRGKSNPGLFPDVEKLQGDRDPNKGEGLKALEGREWDAVIDTSGYVPRIVKASAELLAPRVGQYVFISSVSVYKEMTKKDLNESDAVATIPDETTEVVNDESYGALKALCEKAAEAALPGRALNIRPGLIVGPDDGSDRFTYWPLRVAKGGEVLAPGDGEDPVQVIDARDLAAFIIRNVERRSMGIFNVTGPLRTLKMRGMLEDIRAATGSDARFTWVDAAFLEQQKVTAFGDMPAWVPRTGPESGIGCASIARATQAGLTVRPLADTVRDTLTWFHALPADRQQQLRSGLSAEREREVLAAWHQAKGTARAG; encoded by the coding sequence ATGAAGCTGTCCCGAAGAAGCGTGATGCAAGCGGCGGCCGCGTTGGGCGCGGTCCAGGCATTGGGCTGTGCGTCGTCCTCGAAGGCGGGCCTCGCGCCCAGCCCCGACAAGGAGGCGGACAGCGCTCCGGGCAAGCCCCTGCGCATCCTCATCCTGGGAGGCACGCGGTTCCTGGGGCCCGCGCTGGTGCAGGTGGCGCAGGCCCGAGGCCACACGCTCACGCTCTTCAACCGCGGCAAATCCAACCCGGGCCTCTTCCCGGACGTGGAGAAGTTGCAGGGCGACCGCGACCCCAACAAGGGCGAGGGCCTGAAGGCATTGGAGGGCCGCGAGTGGGACGCCGTCATCGACACGTCCGGCTATGTGCCGCGCATCGTGAAGGCCTCCGCGGAGCTGCTCGCCCCGCGCGTGGGGCAGTACGTCTTCATCTCCAGCGTGTCCGTCTACAAGGAGATGACGAAGAAGGACCTCAACGAGTCGGACGCCGTCGCCACCATCCCGGATGAGACCACCGAGGTGGTGAATGACGAGAGCTACGGCGCGCTCAAGGCGCTGTGCGAGAAGGCCGCGGAGGCCGCGCTGCCCGGCCGCGCCCTCAACATCCGCCCCGGCCTCATCGTGGGGCCGGACGACGGCTCCGACCGCTTCACCTATTGGCCGCTGCGGGTGGCCAAGGGCGGCGAGGTGCTGGCCCCCGGCGACGGAGAGGATCCGGTGCAGGTCATCGACGCGCGCGACCTGGCGGCCTTCATCATCCGGAACGTGGAGCGCCGCTCCATGGGCATCTTCAACGTCACCGGTCCCCTGAGGACCCTGAAGATGCGCGGCATGTTGGAGGACATCCGCGCGGCCACCGGGAGCGACGCGCGCTTCACCTGGGTGGACGCGGCCTTCCTGGAGCAGCAGAAGGTGACGGCCTTCGGAGACATGCCCGCGTGGGTGCCGCGCACGGGGCCGGAGAGCGGCATCGGCTGCGCGAGCATCGCCCGCGCCACCCAGGCGGGCCTGACCGTCCGCCCGCTCGCGGACACGGTGCGCGACACGCTGACCTGGTTCCATGCGCTGCCCGCGGACCGGCAGCAGCAGCTGCGCTCGGGCCTCTCCGCCGAGCGCGAGCGCGAGGTGCTGGCTGCCTGGCATCAGGCGAAGGGCACGGCTCGGGCGGGCTGA
- a CDS encoding NAD(P)/FAD-dependent oxidoreductase — MERDRDSRHHVVIVGAGFGGLQAAKALGKARGVRVTVVDRYNHHVFQPLLYQVATAVLNPADISAPIRSVLQSRNTRVLLAEAQSVDVERKVLRVEGGELAYDSLIIATGAAHSYFQHPEWAQVAPGLKTLEDAVRMRERILTAFEAAERETDPERQREWLTFVIIGGGPTGVELAGALAYMTRHSLPRDFRRIDTRKARVVLVEGMPRVLTAYPETLSEDARRDLERLHVEVHTGAMVTGVDATGVTMGEEHIPTRTVLWGAGVAASPLVRSLGGPLDRAGRVKVTPLLTVPGRDDVYVIGDVAAVQQHGKPVPGIAPAAMQMGRHAARTVRDRLSRRPLRAFRYHDKGNFAVIGRGYAVGVLLDRWRMRGAPAWLVWAGVHIAYLIGFRNRLSVMLNWAYTFLTKGGRDMRLITGRVAPHMPTLPAPVARPELPASQVAPVH; from the coding sequence ATGGAACGCGACCGGGACAGCAGGCATCACGTGGTCATCGTGGGGGCGGGCTTTGGAGGGCTCCAGGCGGCGAAGGCCCTGGGCAAGGCCCGCGGTGTGCGGGTGACGGTGGTGGACCGCTACAACCATCACGTCTTCCAGCCGCTGCTGTACCAGGTGGCGACGGCGGTGTTGAACCCGGCGGACATCTCCGCGCCCATCCGCAGCGTGCTGCAGTCGCGCAACACGCGGGTGCTGCTGGCGGAGGCGCAGTCGGTGGATGTCGAGCGCAAGGTGCTGCGCGTCGAGGGCGGAGAGCTCGCGTACGACTCGTTGATCATCGCGACGGGCGCGGCGCACTCGTACTTCCAGCATCCGGAGTGGGCGCAGGTGGCGCCCGGCCTGAAGACGCTGGAGGACGCGGTGCGCATGCGCGAGCGCATCCTCACGGCGTTCGAGGCCGCCGAGCGCGAGACCGACCCCGAGCGCCAGCGCGAGTGGCTGACCTTCGTCATCATTGGCGGGGGGCCCACAGGGGTGGAGCTGGCGGGGGCGCTCGCGTACATGACGCGGCACTCGCTGCCCCGGGACTTCCGGCGCATCGACACGCGCAAGGCGCGGGTCGTCCTGGTGGAGGGCATGCCGCGCGTGCTGACCGCGTATCCGGAGACGCTGTCCGAGGACGCGCGGCGCGACCTGGAGCGGCTGCACGTGGAGGTGCACACCGGGGCGATGGTGACGGGCGTGGACGCGACGGGCGTCACGATGGGGGAGGAGCACATCCCCACGCGCACGGTGCTGTGGGGCGCGGGCGTGGCGGCGTCTCCGCTGGTGCGCTCACTGGGGGGGCCGCTGGACCGGGCGGGGCGGGTGAAGGTGACGCCGCTCCTGACGGTGCCGGGCCGCGACGACGTGTATGTGATTGGGGACGTGGCGGCGGTGCAGCAGCATGGCAAGCCGGTGCCGGGCATCGCGCCGGCGGCGATGCAGATGGGGCGGCACGCGGCGAGGACGGTGCGGGACCGGCTGTCGCGCCGTCCGCTGCGCGCGTTCCGCTACCACGACAAGGGCAACTTCGCGGTGATTGGCCGAGGCTACGCGGTGGGGGTGCTCCTCGACCGGTGGCGGATGCGGGGCGCGCCGGCGTGGCTGGTCTGGGCGGGGGTGCACATCGCCTACCTGATCGGCTTCCGCAACCGGCTGTCGGTGATGCTCAACTGGGCCTACACGTTCCTCACCAAGGGCGGCCGGGACATGCGGCTCATCACCGGCAGGGTGGCCCCCCACATGCCGACCCTGCCGGCGCCCGTCGCGCGGCCGGAGCTGCCGGCCTCGCAGGTCGCGCCCGTGCACTGA